From Oceanivirga salmonicida, one genomic window encodes:
- a CDS encoding bifunctional 2-keto-4-hydroxyglutarate aldolase/2-keto-3-deoxy-6-phosphogluconate aldolase, with the protein SEEAYIISEKIIEGGIKIIELTFTTPNADETIKLLSKKYENNEVIIGAGTVIDNITARIAILNGAKFIVSPNLDVEIALLCNRYSIPYIPGCGSVTEILNAMSYGCDLLKLFPSSVLGAGFIKDIKGPIPNANIMPSGGVSIDNIDEWLEKGAYAIGIGGALVKNVKEKGYDSIIIEANKFVEKYQKIKNNIY; encoded by the coding sequence CAAGTGAAGAAGCATATATAATATCTGAGAAAATAATAGAAGGTGGAATAAAAATAATAGAATTAACTTTTACAACACCAAATGCAGATGAAACTATAAAATTACTTTCAAAAAAATATGAAAATAATGAAGTTATTATAGGAGCAGGAACTGTTATTGATAATATAACAGCAAGAATTGCAATTTTAAATGGTGCAAAATTTATAGTTAGTCCTAATTTAGATGTTGAAATTGCATTATTATGTAATAGATATTCAATACCATATATTCCTGGGTGTGGAAGTGTTACAGAAATATTAAATGCAATGTCATATGGTTGTGATTTGTTAAAATTATTCCCATCAAGTGTATTAGGGGCAGGATTTATAAAAGATATAAAAGGACCGATACCTAATGCTAATATTATGCCAAGTGGTGGAGTAAGTATAGATAATATTGATGAATGGTTAGAAAAAGGAGCATATGCAATTGGCATAGGTGGAGCTTTGGTGAAAAATGTTAAAGAAAAAGGATATGATAGTATCATTATTGAAGCAAATAAATTTGTTGAAA